One window of the Sparus aurata chromosome 7, fSpaAur1.1, whole genome shotgun sequence genome contains the following:
- the fkbp1aa gene encoding FKBP prolyl isomerase 1Aa — protein sequence MGVEIETISPGDGQTFPKKGQRVVVHYVGTLPDGKVFDSSRSRGRPFKFKIGHQEVIRGWEEGVAQMSVGQRAKLTCSPDFAYGSKGHPGIIPPNCTLTFDVELIGLEA from the exons ATGGGAGTAGAAATTGAAACCATAAGTCCTGGCGATG GACAGACATTTCCGAAGAAGGGGCAGCGCGTCGTGGTGCACTATGTCG GCACACTGCCGGATGGGAAAGTGTTTGACTCGTCGAGGTCCCGGGGAAGGCCGTTCAAATTCAAGATTGGACACCAGGAGGTTATTCGTGGTTGGGAAGAAGGAGTAGCCCAG ATGAGTGTCGGCCAGCGAGCAAAGCTGACTTGCTCGCCAGACTTCGCCTACGGCAGCAAAGGGCACCCGGGGATCATCCCACCGAACTGCACTCTCACCTTCGACGTGGAGCTCATCGGCCTGGAGGCCTGA